The following coding sequences are from one Triticum dicoccoides isolate Atlit2015 ecotype Zavitan chromosome 4A, WEW_v2.0, whole genome shotgun sequence window:
- the LOC119285882 gene encoding DNA-directed RNA polymerase I subunit rpa49-like, producing MASHETDPSPAAPSKKKKRHSKKRKAIEVTVDASFPGAAAPVVGYFPTGYDPLAAAEPPRARLFRHEKHHNRVELVVRAPGGGPDFVGRSYAGEAAAPQLCGYALGVLDKATSTLKIVPIASNKILRLEPHFEVQQPAHSQQSAAEAGSSVADTELNRQDLTQAYGTKKDKDKDNKWKSLKEQRNDPSAYLDLDLGESKTTADATDSQASMEVRNIPPYDPAADTSEKAYLFDEIIPKNIRPHLLDIVGHFESGEFGLKGYGSFVSNRVNKLQELQGEDQERLAWILSYITHLLSLLARNSSMSKQKRKEKDQTIRGPMIPQAVHRKLLLMFTEPGSSSLSTEKHELLINYILVLTLFADDFRSEPTDICADLKMNRQMLKPYYDQLGCKSVSTGAFKPFFMTLPAPLKFPQQVTRRRRRK from the exons ATGGCGAGCCACGAAACCGACCCGTCCCCTgccgccccctccaagaagaagaagaggcactCCAAGAAGCGCAAGGCCATCGAAGTCACTGTAGATGCCTCCTTTCCTGGcgccgccgcccccgtcgtcgGCTACTTTCCGACGGGCTACGACCCCCTTGCGGCCGCAGAGCCCCCACGTGCGCGGTTGTTCCGCCACGAGAAGCACCATAACCGCGTCGAGCTAGTGGTCCGCGCCCCTGGTGGAGGCCCCGACTTCGTCggccggagctacgccggcgaggCCGCTGCGCCGCAGCTCTGCGGCTACGCCCTCGGCGTCCTCGACAAGGCCACCAGCACTCTGAAGATTGTCCCCATCGCCTCCAACAAG ATTTTGAGGCTAGAGCCACACTTTGAAGTGCAGCAACCGGCTCATTCACAACAGTCAGCAGCGGAAGCAGGTTCTTCTGTAGCAGATACTGAATTGAACAGACAAGATCTTACCCAGGCTTATGGGACCAAGAAAGATAAGGATAAG GATAATAAGTGGAAGTCACTAAAAGAACAAAGGAATGACCCTTCTGCTTATTTGGACCTTGATCTTGGAGAGTCCAAGACCACTGCAGATGCCACTGATAGTCAGGCATCAATGGAAGTTCGCAACATTCCACCTTATGATCCTGCTGCAGATACATCTGAAAAGGCATATCTTTTTGATGAGATCATTCCAAAAAATATACGGCCACACCTTCTTGATATTGTGGGACACTTTGAATCGGGAGAATTTGGTTTGAAAGGCTATGGGAGTTTTGTCTCGAATCGTGTGAATAAGTTGCAGGAACTTCAG gGTGAAGATCAGGAAAGGCTTGCTTGGATACTATCCTATATCACACATCTCCTGTCCTTGTTGGCGCGCAACAGCTCCATGTccaagcagaaaagaaaagaaaaagaccaGACCATCCGTGGACCAATGATCCCACAGGCGGTGCACCGCAAGCTGTTGCTGATGTTCACGGAGCCAGGGTCTTCTTCCTTGTCGACAGAGAAACACGAGCTTCTGATCAATTACATTTTAGTACTCACACTTTTTGCTGAtgacttcagatctgaacctacgGATATATGTGCGGACTTGAAAATGAACCGCCAGATGCTTAAACCATATTATGACCAGCTGGGATGCAAGTCCGTGTCAACAGGTGCTTTTAAACCATTTTTTATGACACTTCCAGCACCCCTCAAGTTCCCACAACAAGTCACAAGGAGAAGGCGGCGAAAATAA